A stretch of Besnoitia besnoiti strain Bb-Ger1 chromosome III, whole genome shotgun sequence DNA encodes these proteins:
- a CDS encoding hypothetical protein (encoded by transcript BESB_043360): MPCFRGPPSPTKCPPTSWPKMLQDFLVSKGLTGINLDTTSFVAACSELTHDPENVEASLSDADKKKRIAQIDDEHRNRRYLLRLFESLFKEDGPHVYVSDVVMEEVSTIFRSFAGPRERDRATILFSRVKNSKESLREYDVCDVSHHLLGQRSKHMKPRHQRIFMDGIQRRLLTLTADKAFVSACRHRGFDLVVEGWVLEHSPRSLTGL; the protein is encoded by the exons ATGCCGTGTTTTCGGGGGCCTCCT TCTCCTACCAAATGCCCTCCTACGTCGTGGCCAAAGATGTTGCAAGATTTCCTTGTATCAAAGGGTCTGACAGGGATAAATCTCGATACAACGAGCTTTGTCGCGGCGTGTTCCGAG CTAACTCATGACCCTGAAAATGTCGAGGCATCGCTGTCCGATGCTGATAAG aagaagaggataGCTCAAATTGATGACGAACACCGAAACCGCCGATATCTGCTGCGTTTATTTGAG TCGTTATTCAAAGAAGACGGTCCACATGTGTACGTCTCCGATGTCGTAATGGAGGAAGTCAGCACAATTTTCCGCTCTTTC GCCGGGCCGCGCGAACGTGATCGTGCAACGATTCTTTTCAGCAGAGTGAAAAATTCAAAGGAATCTTTGCGTGAATACGATGTCTGCGATGTGTCGCATCACCTGCTAGGACAGC GATCGAAGCACATGAAACCAAGACATCAACGGATTTTCATGGATGGTATTCAACGCAGGCTCCTCACGCTAACAGCGGATAAAG CCTTTGTATCCGCCTGTCGTCACCGAGGTTTTGACCTCGTTGTAGAAGGATGGGTTTTGGAGCACAGCCCCCGATCTCTGACGGGACTCTAG
- a CDS encoding hypothetical protein (encoded by transcript BESB_043380) yields MRFGRSATNVDDRMRSCSVPNTRRSDSRAEPSCSRDKRSHIRAPPEADALARWNQPARILSHRPERGAARGNENLDRLGWVATAGLCLQSKGEERIPLSTATSRVASPARVRTGSDFNAGAQRSQLRARTPSRKDSCVTQQLAELWIARTLPPALKREIAAEIVQMLRAASGEDAVAGVLSPTCQLNDAGEKRTRSSSESSSCCSSQTETAPQERRHNAVHKSADDYNSSVSASTEWSSDSASEAMSEDEGNAPTEFTKEESEECVTIWANSPSENQSEAESQNKREVPPAANRAERVLESLESLCSILGEVDPVARKEKLDKVHAKLVGRDNDPAAVTETVASPIRWDLSVGEKVNKGDPELQENSRTATTAASQVMPRAGRAVVGANAIPEAGMTPRSKLSKLKADLRQHLDSLLSQVRLDSPVQHALRAGLCEDDTPVGLPLPVAREACVGHGFAAREAERSGGREAAAADAKCPAVHGIHGDCAPAFSPLQDRMRYHEDLEPLPPCRYPLETIMEDEEVSVHSPAL; encoded by the exons ATGCGTTTTGGAAGATCAGCCACCAACGTCGATGACAGGATGCGGAGCTGCTCTGTACCGAATACACGACGTAGCGATTCGCGAGCCGAGCCAAGCTGCAGTCGGGACAAGCGTTCTCATATCCGTGCACCtccggaggcagacgcactGGCGCGGTGGAACCAACCGGCACGGATCCTTAGCCATCGCCCTGAACGAGGCGCTGCACGAGGAAACGAAAACCTTGATCGACTGGGATGGGTAGCGACAGCTGGCCTGTGTCTTCAGTCAAAAGGTGAGGAAAGAATTCCTCTTTCCACGGCGACTTCAAGAGTTGCCAGTCCTGCCCGAGTCAGGACAGGCTCTGACTTCAACGCAGGGGCGCAACGGTCGCAACTGCGCGCCAGGACGCCCTCAAGGAAGGATTCGTGCGTGACACAGCAGCTCGCAGAATTGTGGATCGCCAGGACTCTGCCACCGGCTTTAAAGAGAGAAATCGCCGCGGAAATTGTTCAGATGCTCCGTGCTGCCAGCGGTGAAGATGCGGTGGCTGGGGTTTTGTCTCCCACCTGCCAGCTGAACGATGCTGGCGAAAAGCGCACTCGCAGTTCCAGCGAGAGCAGCTCGTGCTGCAGCTCCCAGACCGAAACGGCGCCCCAGGAGCGCCGCCACAACGCGGTGCACAAGTCTGCGGACGACTACAACAGCTCCGTATCTGCCTCGACGGAGTGGAGTTCGGACAGCGCTTCGGAAGCCATGtcagaggacgaaggcaaCGCTCCTACGGAGTTTACCAAGGAAGAGTCCGAAGAATGCGTCACTATTTGGGCTAACAGTCCTAGCGAAAATCAATCAGAAGCTGAATCCCAGAACAAACGAGAGGTGCCCCCCGCCGCAAACCGAGCAGAGCGCGTTCTGGAGAGTCTCGAAAGCTTGTGCAGTATTTTAGGGGAAGTTGATCCTGTTGCTCGAAAGGAGAAGCTAGATAAAGTGCATGCGAAACTTGTCGGACGAGACAATGACCCAGCTGCAGTAACCGAGACCGTGGCATCCCCTATTCGATGGGACCTTTCTGTTGGCGAAAAAGTGAACAAGGGCGATCCCGAGCTCCAAGAGAATTCCCGCACAGCCACAACGGCTGCTTCTCAGGTGATGCCACGCGCCGGCAGGGCTGTAGTGGGAGCGAACGCTATACCGGAGGCCGGCATGACGCCTCGTAGCAAGCTTTCCAAACTAAAGGCGGACCTGAGACAACACTTAGATTCGCTGCTCTCTCAAGTCCGGTTAGACAGTCCTGTGCAGCATGCCCTAAGGGCTGGGCTGTGTGAAGATGATACGCCAGTGGGGCTGCCACTGCCAGTGGCGAGGGAAGCATGCGTGGGTCATGGTTTCGCTGCGAGGGAGGCAGAGCGCTCTGGTGGACGtgaggctgctgcagcagatgcaAAATGCCCCGCTGTTCACGGAATTCATGGAGACTGCGCGCCAGCTTTTAGTCCTCTCCAGGACCGGATGCGATATCACGAGGATCTCGAGCCTTTGCCGCCGTGCCGATACCCGCTCGAAACCATCAtggaagatgaagaag TCTCTGTCCATAGTCCTGCTTTGTAG
- a CDS encoding hypothetical protein (encoded by transcript BESB_043350) produces MKLFASLLLSGLIVVAAAQEALDHPNQLLDQGASPVAPKEAEDSAEDRELGGKKRGGYAPVLPVKKAPLPKVTYLPASKKAVQPVVYAPTKKAAYVPRKLQENEAIYAADFDSDEQTNSHEELENDSADDRELGGKKRGGAIPVKMPPPKKVVIPKKVATPIYAGKKGGLYGGYYRRLSEEESQDAALLEEPESQEAEEESDDESADDRELGGKKRGGAIPVKMPPPKKVVIPKKVATPIYAGKKGGLYGGYYRRLSEEESQDAALLEEPESQEAEEESDDESADDRELGGKKRGGAIPVKMPPPKKVVIPKKVATPIYAGKKGGLYGGYYRRLSEEESQDAALLEEPESQEAEEESDDESADDRELGGKKRGGAIPVKMPPPKKVVIPKKVATPIYAGKKGGLYGGYYRRLSEEESQDAALLEEPESQEAEEESDDESADDRELGGKKRGGAIPVKMPPPKKVVIPKKVATPIYAGKKGGLYGGYYRRLSEEESQDAALLEEPESQEAEEESDDESADDRELGGKKRGGAIPVKMPPPKKVVIPKKVATPIYAGKKGGLYGGYYRRLSEEESQDAALLEEPESQEAEEESDDESADDRELGGKKRGGAIPVKMPPPKKVVIPKKVATPIYAGKKGARYGGFFRRLAEQRSEAVSDEDESEEIESAEERELGKGWTSGYSYAPSTKKAVQPTYVTKRVVQRPKKVVDTPSTKYVREEPKKTVRPSKKEVRSSPKKIVSYQPKKVVRPASKKSLNVTPKKTIRPEHKKTVTYQKAPVQSKKSAHYIPQYSSKKGSY; encoded by the coding sequence ATGAAGCTTTTCGCGTCCCTGTTGTTGTCCGGGCTGATAGTGGTCGCTGCGGCCCAGGAAGCTCTCGATCACCCTAACCAGTTACTGGACCAAGGTGCCTCCCCTGTTGCCCCGAAAGAAGCTGAAGACAGCGCTGAGGACCGTGAACTCGGAGGGAAAAAGCGTGGCGGCTATGCTCCGGTGCTTCCGGTGAAAAAAGCTCCCCTGCCGAAGGTGACATATTTGCCTGCTTCCAAGAAGGCCGTCCAACCTGTCGTCTATGCACCAACAAAGAAGGCTGCGTACGTGCCACGCAAGCTACAAGAAAATGAGGCAATATATGCTGCCGACTTCGATTCAGACGAGCAAACAAACAGCCATGAGGAACTCGAGAACGACTCTGCGGACGACCGCGAGCTGGGCGGCAAGAAGAGAGGTGGTGCCATCCCAGTGAAGATGCCACCTCCCAAGAAGGTTGTTATTCCCAAGAAGGTCGCTACGCCGATCTACGCAGGCAAGAAGGGCGGACTCTACGGCGGCTACTACCGTCGtctgagcgaggaggagtcTCAAGACGCTGCACTCCTCGAGGAGCCTGAGAGTCAAGAGGCCGAGGAAGAGAGTGACGATGAATCTGCTGACGACCGCGAGCTGGGcggcaagaagagaggaggtgCCATCCCAGTGAAGATGCCACCTCCCAAGAAGGTTGTTATTCCCAAGAAGGTCGCTACGCCGATCTACGCAGGCAAGAAGGGCGGACTCTACGGCGGCTACTACCGTCGtctgagcgaggaggagtcTCAAGACGCTGCACTCCTCGAGGAGCCTGAGAGTCAAGAGGCCGAGGAAGAGAGTGACGATGAATCTGCTGACGACCGCGAGCTGGGcggcaagaagagaggaggtgCCATCCCAGTGAAGATGCCACCTCCCAAGAAGGTTGTTATTCCCAAGAAGGTCGCTACGCCGATCTACGCAGGCAAGAAGGGCGGACTCTACGGCGGCTACTACCGTCGtctgagcgaggaggagtcTCAAGACGCTGCACTCCTCGAGGAGCCTGAGAGTCAAGAGGCCGAGGAAGAGAGTGACGATGAATCTGCTGACGACCGCGAGCTGGGCGGCAAGAAGAGAGGTGGTGCCATCCCAGTGAAGATGCCACCTCCCAAGAAGGTTGTTATTCCCAAGAAGGTCGCTACGCCGATCTACGCAGGCAAGAAGGGCGGACTCTACGGCGGCTACTACCGTCGtctgagcgaggaggagtcTCAAGACGCTGCACTCCTCGAGGAGCCTGAGAGTCAAGAGGCCGAGGAAGAGAGTGACGATGAATCTGCTGACGACCGCGAGCTGGGcggcaagaagagaggaggtgCCATCCCAGTGAAGATGCCACCTCCCAAGAAGGTTGTTATTCCCAAGAAGGTCGCTACGCCGATCTACGCAGGCAAGAAGGGCGGACTCTACGGCGGCTACTACCGTCGtctgagcgaggaggagtcTCAAGACGCTGCACTCCTCGAGGAGCCTGAGAGTCAAGAGGCCGAGGAAGAGAGTGACGATGAATCTGCTGACGACCGCGAGCTGGGcggcaagaagagaggaggtgCCATCCCAGTGAAGATGCCACCTCCCAAGAAGGTTGTTATTCCCAAGAAGGTCGCTACGCCGATCTACGCAGGCAAGAAGGGCGGACTCTACGGCGGCTACTACCGTCGtctgagcgaggaggagtcTCAAGACGCTGCACTCCTCGAGGAGCCTGAGAGTCAAGAGGCCGAGGAAGAGAGTGACGATGAATCTGCTGACGACCGCGAGCTGGGcggcaagaagagaggaggtgCCATCCCAGTGAAGATGCCACCTCCCAAGAAGGTTGTTATTCCCAAGAAGGTCGCTACGCCGATCTACGCAGGCAAGAAGGGTGCACGGTACGGCGGATTCTTTAGACGCTTGGCCGAACAACGTTCCGAGGCGGTCTCCGATGAAGACGAGAGTGAAGAAATCGAAAGTGCAGAAGAACGTGAACTGGGCAAGGGCTGGACGAGCGGCTACAGTTACGCGCCTTCTACGAAGAAAGCGGTGCAGCCTACCTACGTAACTAAGAGAGTCGTGCAGCGTCCAAAGAAGGTTGTAGACACCCCTTCTACGAAGTACGTGCGCGAGGAGCCCAAGAAGACTGTACGACCGTCAAAGAAAGAGGTGAGATCTTCACCAAAGAAGATTGTCAGTTACCAACCAAAGAAAGTCGTTCGCCCCGCTTCCAAGAAGAGTTTGAACGTAACCCCCAAGAAGACTATCCGGCCAGAACACAAGAAGACGGTGACATACCAGAAAGCGCCAGTCCAATCAAAAAAGAGCGCCCACTACATTCCTCAGTATAGTTCAAAGAAGGGGTCGTACTAA
- a CDS encoding hypothetical protein (encoded by transcript BESB_043370), giving the protein MIPPTNAPQCFSTMYQASDSSQYFPTLSHPLRSVPAYASSRPDGHVTLALERRLAGQRDAGAPSSVGVQWDPRRQASCGSPITRRERSGHAAPDLERPQRLPVPHVSKAETGQAVDVCLRSRSAQPRARSAQLRHLRARSVSKPSSTHTEARCLSEREQPCGRGVFASSALFPAPDCSVTGTSECGEKSKPNACGGDLSNRSREARPSTVALSPAPPLRKATSMASHHSDKEDMKLQISGAPATRLHIPFKRHGSDVSSSAAQDDGARLWPGSRNSFADAEGVQDQKPLLLSAVAPSLPAPDDSTASKAATGLCVEERWLAAPGETRLDRKPQITAYSRWAASVQKHIERVSKGRGTKDLSAVEDGRRRAGTAAQCKGAANSEGSPTTPGGAQTNRSQCHSSSSVGPDDASHADASTSSRVSDVALSADRVRTGNGRNCHAMTRRPSGLPDDSSACAPSLRRPADPHGLHRRPTEMAPLRTEDARLRQERRLLSRAQSAVSCVQNTKRELSASRSASSVAKGTSESLIWERGLRVGVEEQGGCAVRQNSSAAHLLGRLSRTASCPRPPKAAMMLRCQPDRGDAARHTDARSEGNTAHSRREVSGQRAAGC; this is encoded by the coding sequence ATGATCCCGCCGACTAATGCGCCACAGTGTTTCTCAACAATGTACCAAGCGTCTGATTCAAGCCAGTATTTTCCCACTCTCTCACACCCGCTGCGTTCAGTCCCAGCCTACGCTAGTTCCCGCCCTGATGGTCACGTCACCCTTGCACTCgagcggcgtctcgctggCCAGCGAGACGCCGGTGCGCCGTCGTCCGTCGGCGTGCAGTGGGACCCAAGGCGACAGGCATCATGTGGCTCGCCAATAACAAGGCGCGAACGCAGCGGACATGCAGCTCCAGATCTAGAGCGACCGCAAAGGCTTCCTGTTCCCCACGTGTCGAAGGCCGAGACCGGGCAAGCGGTGGATGTGTGCCTGCGCAGTCGAAGcgctcagccgcgcgcacgcagcgctcAGCTTCGccatctgcgcgcgcgcagcgtgaGCAAACCGAGTTCGACTCACACCGAGgcccgctgtctctcggAGCGGGAACAGCCGTGTGGACGGGGGgttttcgcgtcttcggctTTGTTTCCTGCGCCAGACTGCAGTGTAACAGGAACCTCCGAATGCGGAGAGAAGTCCAAGCCGAACGCATGTGGTGGTGACTTGAGCAACAGGAGTAGGGAGGCCCGCCCCTCAACAGTGGCTCTTTCTCCCGCTCCTCCTCTACGAAAGGCAACTAGCATGGCATCGCATCACTCAGACAAGGAAGACATGAAACTCCAGATCTCAGGTGCACCAGCCACCCGACTGCACATTCCATTCAAGCGGCACGGGAGTGATGtctccagcagcgcggctcAGGATGATGGAGCACGATTGTGGCCTGGTTCGCGAAACAGTTTCGCCGATGCGGAGGGCGTGCAAGACCAAAAACCTCTACTGCTGTCCGCTGTAGCGCCATCTCTTCCCGCTCCGGACGACAGCACAGCAAGCAAAGCAGCTACGGGGCTTTGCGTGGAGGAGCGCTGGCTCGCTGCCCCAGGGGAGACGCGACTTGATCGGAAACCACAGATCACTGCATATAGCCGCTGGGCGGCGTCGGTGCAAAAACACATTGAGAGAGTGTCCAAGGGACGGGGAACCAAAGATCTCAGCGCGGTGGAAGACGGGCGTAGGCGGGCGGGTACCGCAGCTCAATGCAAAGGCGCTGCGAACAGCGAGGGAAGCCCCACCACACCTGGAGGGGCACAGACGAACAGAAGCCAATGCCACTCGAGCAGCAGTGTGGGACCGGATGATGCTTCACACGCCGATGCTTCCACGAGCTCTCGCGTGAGTGACGTGGCACTGTCAGCGGACCGCGTCCGTACTGGCAATGGCCGCAACTGCCATGCGATGACAAGGCGCCCCTCTGGTCTCCCAGATGACAGCTCAgcatgcgcgccttctctgagGCGGCCCGCCGACCCACACGGACTCCACCGGCGTCCTACTGAGATGGCACCGCTGCGCACCGAGGACGCACGACTCCGTCAGGAGCGCCGATTGCTTAGCCGCGCGCAGTCTGCCGTGTCCTGCGTACAAAACACTAAGCGAGAGTTATCCGCTtcgcgaagcgcctcgagcgTGGCAAAGGGGACAAGCGAGTCACTGATATGGGAGAGAGGTCTCCGCGTTGGCGTCGAGGAGCAAGGAGGATGTGCCGTGCGACAGAATTCTTCAGCAGCACATCTGCTCGGACGCTTGAGCCGGACAGCTAGTTGCCCGCGTCCACCGAAAGCGGCCATGATGCTCCGCTGCCAACCAGACaggggagacgcagcgcgccacACAGACGCGCGATCAGAAGGAAATACCGCACACTCCAGAAGAGAGGTGAGCGGGCAGCGGGCTGCGGGCTGCTAG